CGTCATGTGGTAGGCATCGGCACTGGTGCCATAACCGACCAGTTCGGCGATGGGCTGAGCGCCGCGTGCCAGCGCGTGTTCGAGTTCTTCGATGACTAGAATGCCGGCACCTTCGCCCATCACGAAGCCGTCACGTGCTTGATCGAAGGGCCGCGAGGCACGCTCAGGCGTGTCATTGAAGTCACTGGACAACGCGCGCGCCGCCGCAAAACCCGCCAGGCTGACCCGATGAATCGCCGCTTCCGCACCGCCACACACGGCCACGTCGACCTCACCGGCACGGATCATCCGCGCCGCGTCGCCAATCGCTTGCACGCCCGCCGCGCAGGCCGTTACCGGTGCGCCCAGCGGGCCTTTCAAACCGTAATTGATCGACACATGCCCGGCGGCCATGTTGCTCAGGAACGAAGGAATAGTGAACGGCGACAGGCGCCGTGGGCCTTTGCTGTCGGTGGTGCGCACGGCATCGGCAATCGCCGGGAAACCGCCGACGCCGGAGGCAATGATGGTCGCGGTGCGTTCCTGTTCTTCCGGTGTTTTCGGCGCCCAGCCCGCTTGCTTCAAGGCTTCATCCGCCGCCGCCAGGGCGAACAGAATGAAGCGGTCCATTTTGCGCTGTTCCTTGGCGGCCAACAGGCGATCAGGGTCAAACCCGGCTTCAGGGTCTTGCAGCAGGCTTTGCACCTGGCCGCCGATGCTTACCGCCAGGTCACCAATCAACTCTTCCGGCAGGCGGCGGATCCCCGACTGCCCGTTCAACAGGCGTTGCCAGGTGGATTCCACACTGGCACCCAGCGGCGTCAGCGCGCCCATGCCTGTCACGACGATACGTTTACTCATGATCAATCGACTCCGGTTGCTTGAGGGATACACAGCTGTGGACGTCACTATCATGATGAAAGTAACATGGCGTCACACAACTTTGTACTGCCACACAGGAACCGCCATGCAACGTAAGTCCCTTGTCAGCGACGAATGCCCCATCGCCCGTAGCCTTGAGCGCGTAGGCGAGTGGTGGAGCATGTTGATCATGCGCGACGCCTTGCATGGCCTGCGCCGCTTCGATGAGTTCTCGCGCAGCCTGGGCATTGCGCCGAACATGTTGACGCGTCGTTTGAATGGCCTGGTCGAGGCCGGGATGCTTGAGCGCCGCGCCTACAGCGAGCGGCCGCCACGCTACGAATACGTGCCGACGCCCAAGGGCGAGGACTTTCGCATGGTGCTGATGGCGTTGGTGGCGTGGGGCAATCGGCATTACGCCGAAGAGGGCACCAGTGTCGAGGTGGTGGAGCGCGAGACGGGGCTGCCGGTGCAGCCGATGATGGCCACCGCCGCAGGCGCCTTGGTGGCGTTGGACGAGTGCGTGGTGCAGGCCGGTCCAGCCGCCAGCGCAGGCATGCGCCAACGGCTGAACCCGGCGTGATTACAGCAGGGTGAACGGGTAGTCGACGATCAGCCGCAGCTCGTTCAACTTGCCATCGCGCTGGTCGGCGTTCGACGACACCATCGCGTCACGCACGCGCAGCGACAGGTTTTTCGCCGGGCCGCTTTGCAACACGTATTTGGCTTCCACATCGGTCTCGTGGTGGTCGCCATCGGCACCGTAGTCGCCGACATAGGCGCTGTTGGCCGGGGTGTGGGTGCCGTTGATGTCCGAGCCGTTGACGTAGCGGGTCATGAAGCTCAAGCCCGGCACGCCATAGCTGGCCATGTTCAGGTCATAGCGAATGCCCCAGGACTGTTCGCCCGGGCCGTTGAAGTCGCCCCACTGAATCGAGTTGGCCAGCAACACCGAGTCGCCGCCTTCGCCCGCGCCGTTGTTGCCGGTGCCGATGTAGTCGAACGGCGTATCGCCATGCACTTTCTGGAACGACAGCGTCAAGGTGTGGGCCGCCAGGAACGAGTAGGCCGCCGCCACCGAATAGGTGGTGTTGTTGATCGCCCCGGCCTTGGCGCTGCCGGTGTCAAGGGTGCGGTACAGGTTGCCGTCCAGCGCCAGTGACTGGTCATGGCCCAGCGGCAACACGTAGTTGAGGTTGGTGTAGTACTGGCGCCAGATATCTTCCAGTTCACCGGCGTACAGGGTCGCGCTCAATGACGGCGTGAAGGTGTATTTGCCGCCGATGAAACTCGCGCTGTTGGCCGCGACGTTGGCGTAGGTGGCGTAGATATCGTGGTCATGGTTGCTGGTCATGCCGCTGTTGGTGCTGGTGAAGTGCCCGGCTTCCAGGTCCAGGCCGGCGATTTCGCTGCTGGTCAGGTCAAAGCCGGTGGCGGTCTGCGGCAAAATACGCGTGCCGCCGGTGGCGAAGACCGGGGCGGTTGGCTGCATGTCCCCGAATTTCAGCTCGGTCTTGGAGACCTTGATTTTCACCGCCGCGCCCACTGAGCCGTAGCCGTTTTC
The sequence above is a segment of the Pseudomonas sp. R76 genome. Coding sequences within it:
- the fabF gene encoding beta-ketoacyl-ACP synthase II; the encoded protein is MSKRIVVTGMGALTPLGASVESTWQRLLNGQSGIRRLPEELIGDLAVSIGGQVQSLLQDPEAGFDPDRLLAAKEQRKMDRFILFALAAADEALKQAGWAPKTPEEQERTATIIASGVGGFPAIADAVRTTDSKGPRRLSPFTIPSFLSNMAAGHVSINYGLKGPLGAPVTACAAGVQAIGDAARMIRAGEVDVAVCGGAEAAIHRVSLAGFAAARALSSDFNDTPERASRPFDQARDGFVMGEGAGILVIEELEHALARGAQPIAELVGYGTSADAYHMTAGPEDGDGARRAMTQALRQAGIEASQVQYLNAHATSTPVGDKGELAAIKTVFGASGHPAISSTKSATGHLLGAAGGIEAIFTVLALRDQVAPVTLNLENPDALADGLDMLRGAARHMPIEYALSNGFGFGGVNASVLFRRWA
- a CDS encoding winged helix-turn-helix transcriptional regulator, whose amino-acid sequence is MQRKSLVSDECPIARSLERVGEWWSMLIMRDALHGLRRFDEFSRSLGIAPNMLTRRLNGLVEAGMLERRAYSERPPRYEYVPTPKGEDFRMVLMALVAWGNRHYAEEGTSVEVVERETGLPVQPMMATAAGALVALDECVVQAGPAASAGMRQRLNPA
- a CDS encoding OprD family porin — protein: MIKQWSLLTLAVCASVSQMALAESVTDQADSKGFIEGSSVTGLLRNYYFDRDRQSGKADNRDWTQGAMLNYASGFTQGTIGFGVDAYAYGAMKLDATHADAGTGDLPTDRHGDPENGYGSVGAAVKIKVSKTELKFGDMQPTAPVFATGGTRILPQTATGFDLTSSEIAGLDLEAGHFTSTNSGMTSNHDHDIYATYANVAANSASFIGGKYTFTPSLSATLYAGELEDIWRQYYTNLNYVLPLGHDQSLALDGNLYRTLDTGSAKAGAINNTTYSVAAAYSFLAAHTLTLSFQKVHGDTPFDYIGTGNNGAGEGGDSVLLANSIQWGDFNGPGEQSWGIRYDLNMASYGVPGLSFMTRYVNGSDINGTHTPANSAYVGDYGADGDHHETDVEAKYVLQSGPAKNLSLRVRDAMVSSNADQRDGKLNELRLIVDYPFTLL